In one window of Thermodesulfobacteriota bacterium DNA:
- the panC gene encoding pantoate--beta-alanine ligase codes for MTRVVTSIRDMREASSEARSKGKAVVLVPTMGYLHDGHRALLKKGRAEGGLLVMSLFVNPSQFGPAEDFASYPRDLDRDLKTASEEGVDIVFAPNAGEMYPPRFSTWVEVEGLSEKLCGAARPGHFRGVATVVLKLFNAVQPQKAVFGLKDFQQFRVIRKMARDLDLPVEIIGVETVREADGLAMSSRNSYLTPVERMAARAIPASITAAREAVGAGVRESRIIIEKVKKIIEGEPLAVIEYIRVCDGESLEDTEITSSGSVLFLAVRIGKARLIDNTKLVQ; via the coding sequence ATGACAAGAGTCGTAACCAGTATAAGAGATATGCGCGAGGCCTCCAGCGAGGCGCGTTCAAAGGGGAAGGCGGTCGTCCTCGTGCCGACAATGGGGTATCTCCACGACGGCCACAGGGCGCTCCTCAAAAAGGGCAGGGCCGAGGGGGGCCTCCTCGTGATGAGCCTTTTCGTAAACCCTTCCCAGTTCGGCCCGGCAGAGGATTTCGCGTCCTATCCGAGGGACCTTGACCGGGACCTGAAGACAGCCTCCGAAGAGGGCGTGGATATCGTATTCGCGCCGAACGCCGGTGAGATGTACCCCCCCCGGTTCAGTACGTGGGTCGAGGTAGAGGGGCTGTCGGAGAAGCTCTGCGGGGCGGCAAGGCCCGGCCACTTCAGGGGGGTCGCGACGGTCGTCCTGAAGCTCTTTAACGCGGTCCAGCCTCAAAAGGCCGTATTCGGGCTGAAGGACTTCCAGCAGTTCAGGGTAATACGGAAAATGGCCAGGGACCTCGACCTTCCCGTTGAAATAATCGGGGTAGAAACCGTAAGGGAGGCTGACGGCCTGGCCATGAGCTCACGTAATTCGTATCTTACGCCTGTTGAGAGGATGGCCGCCCGCGCCATCCCGGCCTCCATTACGGCGGCCCGCGAGGCGGTAGGGGCCGGGGTGCGGGAAAGCCGGATAATCATCGAAAAAGTGAAAAAAATCATAGAGGGAGAGCCTCTAGCCGTGATAGAATATATCAGGGTGTGCGACGGCGAATCGCTTGAGGATACCGAAATTACGTCAAGCGGCTCCGTTCTTTTCCTCGCGGTCAGGATAGGGAAGGCGAGGCTCATAGACAACACGAAGCTCGTGCAATAA
- a CDS encoding PAS domain S-box protein, with the protein MKDGKDIKEAPGKPEAKRWPGGADIELLSAIFDSAMDGIFVIGMDGRYREVNPAGCMMFGYSREELMISDTSLLLFPEDAPRAFEEIRSSDGVFHPSYRMRRKDGSEVWVGMTVKTVQAGGEKLKLAVKRDVTERKKYLDGIRTSKEQLEEKVRRRTAELKSVNRSLEMQISKRVRTEELLHTILKATSSVTGEEFLRTLVRHLAVALEFKYALVAEHVGGMKARTLAFWAKGRFADNFEYALEGTPCENVARGELCAYPSRVQEAFPRDRYLVQMEAESYVGVPLVGSDGRALGLLVAIDDKPLVVEHDARALMRLFALRAALELERKRSEDERKKSIEMLNIISDHSGAAILIKDSEGRHIFVNKSFEDLFKRKKEEILGLRDRDLFPALTAAGFRANDIKALEAGRPVEFEEEVLNPDGRLLTFLSVKFPVPGLPGAICAISTDITERKKIEEALRRSEERLREAQAIAHIGNWDWDIPNNRLHWSDEIFRIFGLDAAEFEATYDAFLSLVHPDDRDEVQIAVKEALEHGKPYDVRHRVLRPDGTERIVTERAEVVRDPEGKPVRMYGTVQDVTEHKRLEAEMLRAQKLDSIGVLAGGIAHDFNNLLLGILGNVSIAKNLVKPADRVAGVLDEIEKAALRTKSLTRQLLTFSRGGEPVREPASIEQIVRDSAPLVLRGSEVVCEYSFPDGLWPVEVDQGQMAQAVSNIVLNALQAMPDGGRLRVSASNIEVDEQAHLPLKPGKYIKTTFRDYGTGIPVKLLPKLFDPFFTTRKKASGLGLSVTYSIIKKHSGHIGVDSEIGEGSSFHVYLPASAGKPVDAASDDTVVKGAGRVLVMDDEELIRDVSGEMLKLLGYEAVFAVSGGEAIELFMKARDEGRPFDAVILDLTVPGGLGGMETMQKLKEIDPGVRAIVSSGYSKDPIMADYRKFGFSAVMAKPYRVAEFSKVVKKVVGDGGNEQGGKG; encoded by the coding sequence ATGAAGGACGGTAAGGACATAAAAGAGGCCCCGGGCAAGCCGGAGGCGAAGCGCTGGCCCGGAGGCGCGGATATCGAGCTACTCTCAGCCATCTTCGATTCCGCGATGGACGGGATATTCGTCATCGGCATGGACGGGAGATACCGCGAGGTGAACCCAGCGGGCTGCATGATGTTCGGGTACTCGCGTGAAGAGCTCATGATCTCGGATACGAGCCTCCTCCTTTTCCCCGAGGACGCGCCGAGGGCCTTCGAGGAGATAAGGAGTAGTGACGGGGTATTTCACCCGAGCTACAGGATGAGGAGGAAGGACGGGTCCGAGGTCTGGGTGGGCATGACGGTCAAGACGGTCCAGGCCGGCGGCGAGAAGCTCAAGCTTGCCGTAAAAAGGGACGTTACCGAGCGGAAGAAGTACCTCGACGGGATAAGGACCTCGAAGGAGCAGCTGGAAGAGAAGGTCAGGAGGCGCACGGCCGAGCTGAAGTCGGTCAACAGGTCCCTCGAGATGCAGATATCGAAGAGGGTGAGGACCGAAGAGCTCCTCCATACCATCCTGAAGGCGACCTCGTCCGTAACGGGCGAGGAGTTCCTGCGTACCCTCGTCCGCCATCTCGCCGTCGCGCTGGAATTCAAATACGCGCTCGTGGCGGAGCACGTCGGCGGGATGAAGGCCCGAACCCTGGCGTTCTGGGCCAAGGGGCGGTTCGCGGATAATTTCGAATACGCGCTCGAAGGCACCCCTTGTGAAAATGTCGCCAGGGGCGAGCTCTGCGCATACCCGAGCCGCGTGCAGGAGGCCTTTCCCCGGGACCGGTATCTCGTCCAGATGGAGGCCGAGAGCTACGTGGGCGTGCCGCTCGTGGGCTCGGACGGCAGGGCCCTGGGCCTCCTTGTGGCCATAGACGACAAGCCCCTTGTCGTGGAGCATGACGCGAGGGCGCTAATGCGCCTCTTTGCGCTCAGGGCGGCCCTCGAACTGGAGAGGAAGAGGTCCGAGGACGAGAGGAAGAAGTCCATCGAGATGCTCAATATCATCTCCGACCACTCGGGCGCGGCGATATTGATCAAGGATTCGGAAGGCAGGCACATATTCGTAAACAAGTCGTTCGAGGACCTGTTCAAAAGGAAGAAAGAGGAGATACTCGGCTTAAGGGACCGTGACCTCTTTCCGGCGCTGACCGCGGCGGGCTTCAGGGCGAACGACATAAAGGCGCTCGAGGCTGGCAGGCCCGTCGAGTTCGAGGAGGAGGTCTTGAACCCCGACGGCAGGCTCCTTACCTTCCTTTCGGTCAAGTTCCCGGTCCCCGGTCTGCCGGGCGCCATCTGCGCCATCTCCACGGACATAACCGAAAGGAAGAAGATCGAAGAGGCCTTGAGAAGGAGCGAGGAGCGGCTCAGGGAGGCCCAGGCCATAGCGCATATCGGGAACTGGGACTGGGACATACCGAATAACAGGCTCCACTGGTCGGACGAGATATTCAGGATATTCGGCCTCGACGCCGCGGAGTTCGAGGCCACTTACGACGCCTTCCTCTCGCTCGTCCATCCGGACGACAGGGATGAGGTGCAGATAGCGGTGAAAGAGGCGCTGGAGCACGGCAAGCCTTACGATGTCCGGCACAGGGTGCTCCGGCCAGACGGAACCGAGCGCATCGTGACCGAGCGGGCCGAGGTCGTGAGGGACCCCGAAGGGAAGCCCGTCCGCATGTACGGCACTGTCCAGGATGTTACCGAGCACAAGAGGCTCGAGGCCGAGATGCTGAGGGCGCAGAAGCTCGACTCGATCGGCGTCCTTGCCGGTGGCATAGCACATGACTTCAATAATCTGCTGCTCGGGATACTGGGGAACGTCTCAATAGCCAAGAACCTGGTGAAGCCCGCTGACAGGGTCGCGGGCGTGCTCGATGAGATAGAGAAGGCGGCCTTACGGACAAAGAGCCTCACGCGCCAGCTACTCACTTTTTCGCGGGGCGGGGAGCCGGTGCGGGAGCCTGCGTCGATCGAGCAGATTGTGAGGGACTCCGCGCCCCTGGTATTACGGGGCTCCGAGGTGGTCTGCGAGTACTCGTTCCCGGACGGGCTCTGGCCGGTCGAGGTCGACCAGGGGCAGATGGCCCAGGCCGTGAGCAACATAGTCCTCAATGCCCTCCAGGCCATGCCGGACGGCGGAAGGCTCCGGGTGAGCGCCTCGAATATCGAAGTGGACGAGCAGGCGCACCTGCCGCTTAAGCCAGGCAAATACATAAAGACGACCTTCAGGGACTACGGGACCGGCATTCCCGTAAAGCTCCTCCCCAAGCTCTTCGACCCGTTCTTCACGACCAGGAAAAAGGCGAGCGGCCTCGGGCTATCGGTCACCTATTCCATAATAAAGAAGCACAGCGGCCACATAGGCGTGGACTCTGAAATTGGCGAGGGTTCCTCGTTCCACGTGTACCTGCCCGCGTCGGCGGGGAAGCCTGTTGATGCGGCCTCCGACGACACGGTAGTAAAGGGCGCGGGCAGGGTCCTCGTCATGGACGACGAGGAGCTTATACGTGACGTCTCCGGAGAGATGCTCAAGCTCCTCGGATATGAGGCCGTCTTCGCCGTAAGCGGCGGCGAGGCGATAGAGCTTTTCATGAAGGCCAGGGACGAGGGCAGGCCTTTTGACGCAGTCATACTCGACTTGACGGTCCCCGGCGGCCTCGGCGGCATGGAGACCATGCAGAAGCTTAAGGAGATAGACCCCGGCGTAAGGGCCATAGTGTCAAGCGGCTACTCCAAAGACCCGATAATGGCGGATTACAGGAAGTTCGGGTTCTCGGCCGTAATGGCCAAGCCCTACAGGGTGGCCGAGTTCAGCAAGGTCGTAAAGAAGGTCGTAGGCGACGGCGGGAATGAGCAGGGAGGCAAGGGGTAG
- the tsaD gene encoding tRNA (adenosine(37)-N6)-threonylcarbamoyltransferase complex transferase subunit TsaD, with translation MMIILGIESSCDDTAASVLHNGRVVLSSVVASQESVHAKYGGVVPELASRRHIEAIVPVVEEALSEAGKTLDDIDGISVTQGPGLVGSLLIGLSFAKSLSLARGLPLTGVNHIEAHAHAAFLTEREGEGEGPGFPFVALIVSGGHTTLLLFEDVTSYRVLGQTLDDSAGEAFDKVAKLLGLGYPGGAAIDRLAREGDRRAIDFPRPLMGKGSLDFSFSGLKTSMLTHVRKLDGPPTEAHLKDLSASFQEAVVDALVTKALWALRATGAKDLVAAGGVASNSRFRARLAEMAEEEGLRLFIPPPKYCTDNASMVASLGFHQIRKGRLAGLDMNAKPTWEGF, from the coding sequence ATTATGATAATCCTCGGCATAGAATCCTCGTGCGACGACACGGCCGCGTCAGTCCTGCACAATGGCCGGGTCGTGCTCTCGTCGGTGGTCGCGTCGCAGGAGTCCGTCCACGCGAAATACGGGGGCGTTGTCCCTGAACTTGCGTCGCGGAGGCACATAGAAGCAATAGTGCCCGTTGTGGAAGAAGCCCTGTCTGAAGCCGGGAAGACTCTCGACGATATCGACGGCATCTCCGTTACGCAGGGCCCCGGGCTCGTGGGCTCGCTCCTCATAGGCCTCTCCTTCGCCAAGTCGCTTTCGCTTGCAAGGGGGCTTCCGCTTACCGGCGTAAACCATATCGAGGCGCACGCGCACGCGGCCTTCCTTACGGAAAGAGAGGGAGAGGGCGAGGGGCCGGGCTTCCCCTTTGTCGCGCTCATCGTCTCCGGCGGGCATACGACACTGCTCCTCTTCGAGGACGTTACCTCTTACAGGGTGCTCGGCCAGACCCTTGACGACTCTGCGGGCGAGGCCTTCGACAAGGTGGCGAAGCTACTGGGGCTCGGGTATCCCGGGGGCGCGGCAATAGACAGGCTCGCCCGGGAGGGCGACAGGAGGGCGATCGATTTCCCCAGGCCGCTCATGGGCAAGGGCAGCCTGGACTTCAGCTTCAGCGGGCTCAAGACCTCGATGCTAACCCATGTCAGGAAGCTCGACGGGCCGCCGACGGAGGCGCATTTAAAAGACCTTTCGGCGAGCTTCCAGGAGGCGGTCGTAGACGCCCTCGTAACAAAGGCGCTCTGGGCCCTCCGGGCTACGGGCGCAAAAGACCTCGTGGCAGCCGGGGGCGTGGCCTCGAATTCGCGGTTCAGGGCAAGGCTTGCGGAGATGGCCGAAGAAGAGGGGCTCAGGCTTTTCATTCCGCCGCCAAAATATTGCACAGACAACGCCTCGATGGTCGCGTCCCTCGGCTTTCACCAGATCAGGAAAGGCCGGCTTGCGGGGCTCGACATGAACGCAAAACCAACCTGGGAGGGGTTCTGA
- a CDS encoding deoxynucleoside kinase yields the protein MEKSQYVAIEGPIGVGKSSLVELLAKELGGRTLLEAVDDNPFLPRFYSDIKKYAFQTQLFFLLSRYQQQKEMFQQDLFKTSVVADYLFAKDRIFAYLNLDENELCLYEQVYRLLDTRIPKPDLVIYLQASTGVLLERIAGRGIDYEKHVREDYLEKLVDAYNRYFFYYSDTPLLVVNTTDIDFVNNPADLASLVKEIRSIRGGSQHYIPVASR from the coding sequence ATGGAAAAATCGCAATACGTAGCCATAGAGGGCCCGATCGGGGTCGGCAAATCGAGCCTTGTCGAGCTCCTTGCAAAGGAGCTCGGAGGGAGGACCCTCCTCGAGGCGGTCGACGATAACCCGTTCCTCCCCAGGTTCTACTCGGACATAAAGAAATACGCGTTCCAGACCCAGCTTTTCTTTCTCCTGAGCCGCTACCAGCAGCAGAAAGAGATGTTCCAGCAGGACCTCTTCAAGACATCGGTGGTCGCGGACTACCTTTTTGCCAAGGACAGGATATTCGCCTACCTGAACCTCGACGAGAACGAGCTATGCCTCTACGAGCAGGTCTACAGGCTCCTCGATACGAGGATACCGAAGCCGGACCTCGTCATATACCTCCAGGCCTCGACAGGGGTGCTCCTTGAAAGGATAGCCGGCAGGGGCATAGATTACGAGAAGCATGTCAGGGAGGACTACCTTGAGAAGCTCGTCGACGCCTACAACAGGTATTTCTTCTATTACAGCGACACGCCCCTTCTTGTCGTAAACACGACCGACATAGATTTCGTCAACAACCCCGCCGACCTCGCAAGCCTTGTCAAGGAAATAAGGTCCATAAGAGGCGGGTCCCAGCACTATATCCCAGTCGCCTCAAGGTAA
- a CDS encoding aspartate 1-decarboxylase: MQRMMLKSKIHRATVTDANLDYEGSVAIDEALMEAAGIYEFEQVQIYNIRNGNRLTTYAIKGERGSGVISINGAAAHLAARGDLVIIASYSVLEESEARKHAPVLVYVDEKNSIKKISAELAAHCL, encoded by the coding sequence ATGCAGCGGATGATGCTCAAGAGCAAGATTCACAGGGCCACCGTCACTGACGCCAACCTCGATTACGAGGGCTCGGTCGCTATCGACGAGGCCCTTATGGAAGCTGCCGGAATCTACGAGTTCGAGCAGGTCCAGATATACAACATCCGGAACGGAAACCGGCTTACCACCTATGCCATAAAAGGCGAGCGGGGGAGCGGCGTTATTTCCATAAACGGGGCCGCGGCCCACCTTGCCGCCAGGGGGGACCTGGTCATAATAGCGAGCTATTCTGTCCTTGAGGAGTCCGAGGCCAGGAAGCACGCGCCTGTTCTCGTCTACGTCGACGAAAAGAACTCTATTAAGAAGATAAGCGCTGAGCTGGCGGCCCACTGCCTATGA
- the rsmA gene encoding 16S rRNA (adenine(1518)-N(6)/adenine(1519)-N(6))-dimethyltransferase RsmA yields MSSATRKGGTRPARPKKRYGQHFLTDKNIVRKIVSAAEVSEGELVLEIGPGRGALTEALVEAGARVLAIEVDEELADGLRERFPADRVEVIKGDALKLSFRELGRELGERHGKLKLVANLPYYISGPVLAKLLDERDAFTVMVLMFQKEVGDRIVSGPGSRDYGILSVLAQAYTEVKREFDVPARLFFPKPKVDSTVLSFRVLDSPKVPIEDERFFKSTVRAAFGTRRKMLINSLALTGLQKPDIEAALKEAGIDPGRRGETLDLNDFGRLTRALLERKKAGPGA; encoded by the coding sequence ATGTCTTCAGCCACGCGTAAAGGCGGCACACGTCCGGCAAGGCCAAAGAAGAGGTACGGGCAGCACTTCCTTACCGATAAGAATATCGTAAGGAAAATAGTCTCAGCCGCGGAAGTCTCGGAAGGCGAACTGGTCCTGGAAATAGGCCCGGGAAGAGGCGCGCTTACCGAGGCGCTCGTCGAAGCAGGGGCAAGGGTCCTCGCCATAGAGGTGGATGAGGAGCTGGCCGACGGCTTAAGGGAGAGGTTCCCGGCGGACAGGGTCGAGGTCATAAAGGGCGACGCCTTGAAGCTGTCGTTCCGGGAACTGGGCAGGGAGTTGGGAGAGCGGCACGGGAAGCTAAAGCTCGTCGCCAACCTGCCCTATTACATCTCGGGGCCGGTCCTCGCAAAGCTCCTCGACGAGAGGGATGCCTTCACGGTGATGGTGCTCATGTTCCAGAAGGAGGTCGGCGACAGGATCGTATCCGGGCCAGGGAGCCGCGACTACGGCATACTCTCCGTACTTGCGCAGGCGTATACTGAAGTAAAAAGGGAATTCGACGTGCCTGCCAGGCTCTTTTTCCCGAAGCCGAAGGTCGACTCGACGGTTTTGAGCTTCAGGGTGCTGGACTCGCCGAAGGTGCCAATTGAAGACGAGCGGTTTTTCAAGTCAACCGTGAGGGCGGCGTTCGGGACACGGCGCAAGATGCTCATAAATTCGCTCGCATTAACCGGCCTTCAAAAGCCGGACATCGAGGCGGCCCTCAAGGAGGCCGGGATAGACCCCGGAAGGCGCGGCGAGACCCTCGATTTGAATGATTTCGGGCGGCTTACGCGCGCCCTACTGGAAAGGAAAAAGGCCGGGCCGGGCGCGTAA
- a CDS encoding aminotransferase class V-fold PLP-dependent enzyme, with protein sequence MIYLDNAATSFPKPESVYQRINEVLREKGGNPGKASHTLAIEASRVVFRARESVAMLMGIPDSSRIVFTKNATEAINIALKGLLKPGDHLVTSTFEHNAVARCVLRLEKSGVEATRVAPDEEGFLSPASIGAAIRRNTRMVVISHASNVFGAIQPLDEIGKICKRKGVVFMSDAAQTMGAMPLDVRGMGVNVLAATGHKALFGPQGTGFLYVEEGIEPEPLVDGGSGGEGAHAAELPERLEAGTHNTPGIGGLGAGVEFLLSEKLPRIKAREEDLVDMVLRGISGIDKVSITGPRDASRRTALVSFNIEGVSPSEAGLRLDQEFGIMARCGTHCAPEAHRQAGTWPEGSIRVSPGYFTTEEEIEALIRAVKKLASR encoded by the coding sequence ATGATTTACCTCGACAATGCCGCCACCTCATTCCCCAAGCCGGAATCGGTCTACCAGAGGATCAACGAGGTCCTTAGGGAAAAGGGCGGCAACCCCGGGAAGGCGAGCCACACACTTGCCATAGAGGCGAGCCGCGTAGTATTCAGGGCCAGGGAGTCCGTTGCCATGCTCATGGGGATCCCGGACTCGTCGAGGATAGTATTCACCAAGAACGCTACCGAGGCCATAAACATCGCGCTTAAAGGGCTCTTGAAGCCCGGCGACCACCTTGTCACCTCCACCTTCGAGCACAACGCGGTCGCAAGGTGCGTCCTGAGACTTGAAAAGTCCGGGGTGGAGGCGACAAGGGTAGCGCCGGATGAGGAGGGGTTCCTCTCGCCCGCCTCGATAGGGGCGGCCATCAGGCGGAATACAAGGATGGTAGTAATCTCCCACGCCTCGAACGTATTCGGCGCCATACAGCCCCTCGATGAAATCGGCAAGATTTGCAAGAGGAAGGGGGTTGTCTTCATGTCCGATGCCGCGCAGACGATGGGGGCCATGCCGCTGGACGTGAGGGGCATGGGGGTGAATGTCCTGGCCGCGACCGGACACAAGGCCCTTTTCGGCCCGCAGGGCACAGGGTTTCTTTACGTGGAAGAGGGCATCGAGCCCGAGCCCCTGGTCGATGGAGGCTCGGGTGGCGAGGGCGCGCACGCGGCGGAGCTCCCCGAGAGGCTCGAGGCCGGGACCCACAATACCCCGGGCATTGGCGGCCTCGGCGCGGGCGTTGAGTTCCTCCTTTCCGAAAAGCTTCCCAGGATAAAAGCCAGGGAGGAGGATCTCGTGGACATGGTCCTAAGGGGCATTTCAGGCATAGACAAGGTCTCCATCACAGGGCCCCGGGACGCGTCCAGGAGAACCGCGCTCGTCTCCTTCAATATTGAGGGCGTGTCTCCCTCCGAGGCCGGGCTCAGGCTCGACCAGGAGTTCGGCATAATGGCGAGGTGCGGCACGCATTGCGCGCCCGAGGCGCACAGGCAGGCAGGCACCTGGCCCGAAGGCTCGATAAGGGTGAGCCCAGGATATTTCACGACCGAAGAAGAGATAGAGGCGCTCATACGGGCCGTAAAAAAGCTGGCGTCGAGATAG
- a CDS encoding DUF502 domain-containing protein, which yields MTKHLRGYFITGLLVVVPLYLSIYVVSLIVRFMDSMLNLLPKVVHPHTYLPFHIPGLGIIFTVLSIIIIGVLATNFLGKRVLEFAERIMLKVPVARMIYNATKQFMETFFTHGNQGFRQVVLVEFPRKGLFSMGFMTSRVTCGEIKCKTSEPSICVFIPTTPNPTSGYFAVIPENEVVFLDMSVEDAFKVIMTGGMVAPPEGKNGLKVVVQNPAAKDAAGNIP from the coding sequence ATGACAAAACACCTGAGAGGCTATTTCATTACCGGGCTTCTGGTGGTGGTGCCCCTTTACCTGTCCATCTACGTCGTCTCGCTCATAGTCAGGTTCATGGACAGCATGCTGAACCTGCTCCCGAAGGTTGTGCATCCGCACACCTATCTGCCTTTCCACATACCGGGCCTCGGCATAATCTTTACCGTCCTGAGCATAATCATAATCGGCGTCCTTGCAACCAACTTCCTTGGGAAAAGGGTCCTTGAGTTCGCCGAGAGGATAATGCTCAAAGTGCCTGTGGCGAGAATGATATATAACGCCACCAAGCAGTTCATGGAGACTTTTTTTACCCACGGGAACCAGGGCTTCAGGCAGGTCGTGCTGGTGGAGTTCCCCAGGAAAGGGCTATTCTCCATGGGCTTCATGACCAGCAGGGTCACCTGCGGGGAAATAAAGTGCAAGACCTCGGAGCCTTCCATATGCGTCTTCATCCCCACAACCCCGAACCCCACATCCGGCTATTTCGCCGTCATCCCGGAGAACGAGGTCGTGTTCCTCGACATGTCGGTGGAGGACGCGTTCAAGGTCATAATGACAGGCGGCATGGTCGCCCCTCCTGAGGGCAAGAACGGGCTCAAGGTGGTCGTGCAGAACCCGGCAGCCAAGGACGCTGCAGGCAATATCCCCTGA
- the panB gene encoding 3-methyl-2-oxobutanoate hydroxymethyltransferase, whose protein sequence is MMKKYTIAEILKMKKDGRKIPVLTAYDFATASILDEAGIPLLLVGDSAGMVEAGYETTLPVTVDEIIYHTRAVARGRTNALVVSDMPFGSYQASIDDARRNAARIVKEGGAEAVKLEGGRRAAEAIRAITGMDVPVMGHVGLTPQSVHRMGGYRVQGKTKDEAEEILEDALAVEEAGAFSIVLEGVPSGLAREITGRLGIPTIGIGAGPHCDGQVLVVNDMLGLTGQKVPRFVKRYADLRNLIFLAATEYIKDVVEERFPSKEHSY, encoded by the coding sequence ATGATGAAGAAGTACACGATAGCGGAAATCCTGAAAATGAAGAAGGACGGGAGGAAGATACCCGTCCTTACTGCCTATGATTTCGCGACCGCAAGCATACTGGACGAGGCCGGGATACCGCTATTACTGGTGGGAGATTCGGCGGGCATGGTCGAGGCTGGCTACGAGACCACCCTCCCCGTGACCGTTGACGAGATAATCTACCATACGAGGGCCGTAGCGAGGGGCAGGACCAACGCGCTCGTCGTTAGCGACATGCCCTTCGGCTCTTACCAGGCCTCCATTGACGACGCACGGAGGAACGCCGCGAGGATTGTCAAGGAGGGCGGGGCAGAGGCGGTAAAGCTCGAAGGCGGAAGACGGGCCGCGGAGGCCATAAGGGCCATAACGGGCATGGACGTGCCTGTGATGGGCCACGTGGGGCTTACGCCCCAGTCGGTCCACAGGATGGGCGGCTACAGGGTGCAGGGGAAGACAAAAGACGAGGCCGAGGAGATACTCGAGGACGCGCTTGCCGTGGAGGAGGCGGGCGCCTTCTCTATAGTCCTCGAAGGCGTGCCCTCGGGGCTCGCAAGGGAGATAACCGGAAGGCTCGGCATACCGACCATAGGCATAGGCGCGGGACCGCACTGCGACGGGCAGGTGCTGGTGGTGAACGACATGCTCGGGCTCACCGGGCAGAAGGTCCCGAGGTTCGTGAAGAGGTATGCGGACTTGAGGAATCTCATCTTCCTTGCGGCTACCGAGTATATAAAGGACGTTGTGGAGGAGAGGTTTCCCTCAAAGGAGCATTCGTATTAG